DNA from Tripterygium wilfordii isolate XIE 37 chromosome 4, ASM1340144v1, whole genome shotgun sequence:
TACCTAAATGGTTAATAATCACTCACTTTATTAGTATTACTTTAATCACATTTTTATaacaattaaattttttaaatactaAAAATCGTggttgtatatgtgtgtgtatatagatatatatatatattgataaattTTATGTATATACTATACAAGATTGATGGATATCATGATTATACATACATGCAAAAGGAGTGATACCATCTGTATACACTGAATTGCCTTAAAATTAAATCATGCACAAAAGAAGCAAATATCTAACAACCCtttaaagaaagagagaaacctTTGCTTACACTACTTTTTTTTAGTTGTTGGTCCATGTCCTTTGATTTTTACTCCAACAATAATCAACCAGATTACATGTGCCACATGACTTTAATGGTGTGGCCCATTGATGAATCTAAACCATAACTGGATTTCGATGGTTTACCTTACCACATTTATGTTTATTCTGACTCGACTTATGTCTTAGGATAGTAGTGTCAACGATATGGATTTGAaaggttttgaatttgattccCATTAAAAATAATATCTTTGTGACCACGTGTTAGGTTTTGACTCAACCTATCATATCGTTAGGTGAAAAAATTCTATGTCCGTGGACTTGATGACCCGAGTTTAGGTCCATGCATGTCAGTTATCCAAAAGGCAAACATGTCTGGTGTGGTTCTCgtcataaattaaaaattggCAATCTTGTGATTGGTTGTTGGAGCATTTGAAATTTCAATTTACTAGTTATGTTgtcaattgatgatactcacgTGCACTTCATATTCTCATGTCATCCCTTTATTGTttagattttctttttaaacttgATAATTGCATGCTTGATTAACTAATAAATTTTTGAATATTtggattggtttttttttttccagattaaATGATTCATTCTCAACGAACTCCATCAAATATTAGTTGTTAAATATTGTTTATATCTAGTTTCATTGTGTTCGAAAATTCATACATGAGCATATGATAATACATGTCATATATTTAACGGTCACATCAGTACTATTATAACGAAATTCAGTACAAAGAGCTTGTTTAGATCGATACTTAAAGTAGATGAACTTATTTAACTTGAAAAATTACATAGGCTTGTTTGAACTTTTTTGAAAGTACATGAATTTTTTCAATACTTATCATTCTTTTAAGGATTTCAACACTTATCCCCTTTTTTAACGAGAAATTCATTTAGGCAAGGTTATATTGAATTCCATCCTCCATGGTAAACTTCGGGTGCACGAGTTCCCCATCTAACACATACTAGACAATTACAAAGTCTTTGGTATAGGGAGATAGATCCAAGAAAATCCGTTGAACATTAGGGGTTAGTTGGTGTGTTTATTTTCAACTATGTTTGTTTAATTCCTTTAAAGAAAAGTAATtaaataaaccaacaaaatgtgtGGCTAAGAGGAATCACAACGGTGGTTTTTTGATGGAAAGTGAGTAATGTATgagaatttatgttttgttgaagtGATTGTATTGAGgaatatgttttgttgatgtggttgagtaaacaaaatgtattgatacaatgatgtaaatttattggcttgatttttatgtaatagaggtgagtgGGGtccgatattgatttttgtgtaaaaatATGAGTGTGTGTGCTGTGGGGCTCACCTGAAAGCAAATATATGGGCATGACATTTGCCATACCCACATCCATACCACACCAAAATTAAGCTAACAAATTGACATTGTTGGAACACGAAAATTTTTATTGACCCATTAAAACATCACTTTTTGACATCTATGCCCTAACAAATTGcaaccattgtggttgctctaaggCAGAATAGTAGATAGGATATTTGTTATTATAATCCAAAATTTGTGTTCGGGTCGGGTTAATGTGATCCGGGTCAAGTGGTTTGCTCTAGATATTATACACattgaaaaacaagaaaaatggcTTCTTGTTTCTTTGCTTGCCATTTCCATGAAGCAAAGCTCTGAGCTTTATGGCCCCCACCCTTCAACAAACTCACCATTATTTCTAAACTGCAAAAGCCCCATTTGCACCAAAAAGTAATAAgcttttttgtttatgtttaatCCATTTATTTATCATATTAATGCATAAAAaaccaatttttttaataaaaaattccttccttttttctttcttcgaAGTATGCCCGGCTTGTAGCCTTCAAGTGGCAAACTTGTAGTAACACCACCATCTCTTCACTTTTCTTGCGGTTCCTTCCCCATTTATAAAGGAACCCAGATCTTGGCTTTGTGAATGAGTTCAAAGATGGGTTCTGGGGTTTGTGTAATGGGTTTATGCTTCTGGGTTTATATATTCTGCTGCAGCTTCATTTCTGTGAATGCAAACAGTCTGGTTGGAGATGCAAATGTTGAAGGGACTGTTTTCATAGATGGGAATAAAGCCATTGGGAAGATTGATGACGATTTTGTTTGTGCTACCTTAGATTGGTGGCCTCCTGAGAAATGTGACTACGGGACTTGCAGTTGGGGCCTGGCTTCTCTGTTCAATCTGGTATAAATCTTTCCTCTGAAGTTGCCATACTGCAGTAGTCTCCTATTATGTAAGAATGGGTGCTAGAGTGTTAGTTAATTCCAAATGCGTCAAAAAATCTTTTGGTTATTTGTGaggttctttgttttcttttttggttcttGATTGTTAGCAGTTTAATTTGGGGAAACTAATTAATTGCTTTTACATTTTCGAGTTTAAATCTGGAAAGTTTTCTGATGGGATTTAGTGATATTTTCTTGGAATTTATTTATGTCATTCACTCTTTCATATATAAAGTTTGTCAAGTCTTCAAGCAGTATTTGAAAGTTCTTGTGAATTTCTAAGTCTGAAGTTATCTGCGCAATGTCTGAAAGTCTTTGACTTTGTGGTATCTTAGTGGTTAATTTACAAatattgagagagaaaaaaaggagcTGAAATGTGTTGTTATGCTACATAGAATGAAATTAATCTTTCCAACAGGTACTCATTCCAAAATTTGATTGTATCATGCTCTGGTGCAGGACCTTAACAACAATATCTTTCTAAATGCTGTAAAAGGTATGAGCACTTTCCCTTGTTTTATGTAATCCGTGAAAAATGCTGATCGGAATTCGCTGTGGGAATCTAAATGTATATACTTTCAATGATGTTGCAGCTTTTGCTCCCTTGAAGATTAGACTGGGTGGCTCTTTGCAAGATAAGGTCATATATGGCACTGAAGACGATAAGGAACCTTGTGTTCCATTTGTTCATAACACCTCAGAGATGTTTGGTTTCACTCAGGGATGCTTACCCATGCCCAGATGGGATGAACTCAATGCCTTTTTCAAGAAAGCTGGGTAACAATATCTTGCTTCTTTTCTGGTGTCTTCAAATATTGCTTGAACTGCTAATGATTCAGTTAGTTCTTCTCAGGGCCAAGATTATTTTTGGACTCAATGCTCTTACTGGACGGTCCATACACTCTGATGGTTCCGCTGTAGGACCTTGGGACTACAGAAATGCCGAATCTTTAATTCGTTATACTGTCAAAAAGAACTATACTATCCATGGTTGGGAGCTTGGTGAGATTTCTTTTCTGTTGGTAGTTCTGTTTGATTCACAACAGCAACTAAAGGgaaaatgaagagaagaaaCCTATATTACTATCTTTGCTAATATGCCAGATGTTAATGTATGGACTGACAACTAGCTTTCTTGTTTCTATTCAGGGAATGAATTATGTGGAAGTGGAGTCGGGACAAGAGTTGCAGCAAATCAGTATGCACTTGACACTATTTCGCTGCAAAACATAGTACACGCTATTTACAACGCAATTGAGCCGAAGCCTCTAATCATAGCACCTGGAGGTTTCTTTGATGCAAATTGGTTCAAAGAATTCTTAGATAAAACAGGCAATTCATTAGATGTTGCCACACATCATATATACAATCTTGGGCCAGGTACGTTTGATTGAACAAATGGATATCATATATGGAGCTTCTTTAATCCTTGGTCATGGAGAGTAGTGGTTAAATATcagggttttgttttttgtgcaGGGGTTGACCAGCACCTCGTTGAAAAGATCCTTGATCCATCCTATCTTGACGGCGAGGCTACTACTTTCAGTGACCTAAAAAATACCCTCAGGAGTTCTCCAACTTCTGCCGTCGCCTGGGTTGGTGAAGCTGGAGGAGCTTACAACAGTGGTCATAACCTTGTTACAAATGCTTTTGTGTTTAGTTTCTGGTCAGTTAATCAtgaattcatgattttctgcacATATTGTTGTTGGAATCTTGGTTGACTTATTGGTGATTGATTGCTGTCTTGATAATTTTGGTTCAGGTATTTGGATCAGCTCGCGATGTCTTCTGTCTATGACACAAAAACATACTGCAGACAATCATTGATAGGTGGAAATTATGGTTTGCTCAATACTACCACTTTTGTGCCAAATCCAGACTACTACAGGTAAAATGACAATGAGGGTTTGCTTATTTTTTTAACTAAGATTTGAGtatgaaaagaaaatacaatgtTGTTTGTTCCGGAAAGTCTTGTCTTTCTCGTTGTCTCTTCGAAGGGTTCTAACAAACCTTATTTTTCCTCTATCTGTATTGCAGTGCTCTTCTTTGGCACAGATTAATGGGAAGAAATGTGTtgtcgacaagtttttccggGACTAAGAAAATACGTGCTTACGTTCATTGTGCAAAGCAATCTGTAAGCAGTTATTCTGTTAATCCTATCTAAACAGTTTTCAGGCCTGGTTCTATCTTTTTTGATGTTCTGACAAAAATTCATCATCTTGCAGAAAGGAATTACATTGCTCCTAATTAACCTCGACAACAGCACGACTGTTCAGGCAGAAGTAGCCTATAACAGCACCAGATCGTTGCGACATAAACACAAGCATCATCATAAAACAAAGCTCATTAGGCTGCCTAGCGGTCTTGCAGAAGGCAGCATGAGAGAGGAATACCATTTGACAGCAAAAGATGGAAATTTACACAGTCAAACCATGCTACTAAATGGAAACATTTTAACTGTAAATTCTTCTGGAGACATACCTAGATTAGAGCCTCTATACGTAAATTCTTCGAAACCAATATTCGTTCGCCCTTTCTCTATTGTATTTGCTGTTATACCAATTGTTTTCCCTGCTTGCGGATAGAGAGAGCAGTACATGGAACTCAAAATTTGGTTCCATTTAGTGATTGACCAAATAAGAGATAGAATGCAAAGTAAATATtggattgtttttctttcttgtttctctTGTTGAAGAACACAATGAattctctttcattttttaatgtAATACCACAAACCttcataattaattagttaCATTCCATTTTGTTCCCATTGCAAGCATGGTGAAGATAGTTATGATTCTCTTGTCAATAACCTAGTTGGTTAGTTTTCTCTCTGAACTTAGAAGGTACGGTGTCCAATGTCGGTAGTTTGAACCAACTAGTTGAGATATTTTCTTGTGATGTCCAAGTTTTGTGGGCTCGTTCCACTTTTGGGTTCTTCCCCAATGGGTTTCGACCCAATTTTATCTATTGTCAACGTGGTGCATGTTATTCTTAACAAAAAAAACGAAATAAAATTGAAGATAGTTATGATCCACCAATGGACAAgaataaaacacaaattctctTTGCCTATCATTGCAATAAATAACAACTTGTGGTAGATATGATGAAAACATTTCTAAGCAGACCACAACCACCAACAAACGATAATAACCCAAAAAGTTGGTAAGATGTTCATAACAAATAtcttgacttctaagaacatgctGTTGAATGTGGCCCACCATATGATATAACCTATGAACCAGATTGGATACATCATTAGGTGGCCAACCAAACTACCTTGTCAAAATACAGAACTGTAATGTGTATTTCACTAAATTACATTTGCACCCATTACATGACTTTCTTccattctttttgttctttcataTAGATATACAAGTAAACAAACAAATTAGAGGTGGAGGAGGTCAATTCCAAACTAGCCTGGTGGATGGAAGTCAAATTAGTGTACATGTAATGCTATAGTCCTCAGTTTTGATGCTTCATGGAATGGAAACAATCCGAAGCAGCGAAACCATCACTCTGTCTGCGAAAAGGTCTGAGGCTTGCTGCTGGCAAACATCAGCCAAACTATTGTGCCAGTCAAGTAGAAAAATATTGATGGTGCAAATAGAGATATCTGCATGATACCAATGCATATTAGAGATGAAACATCAAGGAGAAAGAGCGAGCCAAGATTTCTTAGGTAGATCAAACTTAAGTAAAGGAATTAACTTACGCTCCATGAATGAGTTGAATCAAGAAGATAACCAGTAAGGGCGACACCTACAATTCCAGGTACAGCCCCAACAGTGTTCGTAATTCCCTGGATCAATAGATTTTCAGAAGACAAGTTCTcagtttaatataaataaagcAAGGGAAATCCCCAAATAAGGTTGAAAGCTTTTTCTGCCACTGGAAATACGGCTCAATTTATAGAGAGGAAAAAGGGCAATGCAATGCTTCATGAACCATGCACATGGATGCTTAAACATATACCTAAGCTAAAGCATCAGGTAGCAGGAACCTATTTTTACTCGACTGGAAAATGATAGAGCTAAGGAGCTCAGACAAAGTTCAACCAGTATCAGATCCCAGATAGAAACTTCCATCACATGTTATGGAAGGTTACTACGTTCACAAAATTACATACCAAGAGTATACTTGCATATTTGGGTGAAATATCTTGATGTGTACAGTAAAGTcctgaagaaaaaagaaaacgaaaataTCAAATTAGTAGCCCATAATTAACTGAAGCAGTGGAAGACAGTTATCATCCATTATGTCCTTAACACTATCAAAAATATTAAGTACCTGATAAGGCAAAGCTTGAGAGGGCTAAGCCACCAGTGAGAATTCCCACAACCTCCCAAGGCGGCAATCCTAGATCCACAGAGGACAAGGTCATGCAAAATGCAGGAGACAAAAATCCTACTGCTTGGCAAAGCTTCCGCACCTATACATGCAAAATTGAAGTAATTACGAAtattaaaagtttcaaaacaaAGTTCAAAAATAAGAATAACTTACACATTGAAAGTCAACGcattataaagaaaaaagagtcTTAAGTGACAACAAAATGATGACAGTTATACGctccaataaaattaaaaagtttTATATGAAGTGACAAGTTTTTGAAATAATTCAGCAGCATCATATAAATGTATTAGAACCTGAATaacgaaaaaaatattttttctggCTGTAAAACCCACTTCAGCAGTGCAATAGTTTTTCTGGCTGTGATTCTTTTATCAACGAGTGTTATCTCCATACCTTAGTGGTTTCAACTCCACTAGAAATTAAATAGTCTGCAAACTGTGCAGCAATGCTAGTCACCAATATCGAAGCCAATGGTGGAAGGATGGAAACCTGAAATGGTCAATGTATCCCAGATAAGAATACACTTTTTGAATTGAAAAAGATCAATAAATAATTAAGTAGGGCTTACCCATGCAGCTTCCGTCAAATTCAGGTTCAGCTCCTCACTGCACATGTAAATAAAGCTTAAACTTGTTCAGGCACTAAAGTAAAAAGCACGTGAGATGAAGATGTACATGCTGCAAGCAGGtagttttgaaaacaacaaCTTGTGAGTTAAACACAGAAAGTTTGACCAAGAATTATCGCAAGAAAATGTATCATTCCAAAAGATTGATAATCTCAATTCCTTGAAACTACCCACCTTGTAATATATGACACATTCTAAATGTGACAGTGAAGAACTGCATTCTTTTGTATTCAAAAAAGAAGTGcatattttcaaacaaaaaaatctaaGATACTATAGCGTGAAAGTGCCAATTCTGACGTGACATGCTGGTAGAAAACTTAATATGGTCCAGTTCCAAAGATACCTAAAATAAGTAGGAAGCCAAGACAAGCAAGTGTAGTGGCCCCAACTTCCACAAAAATGAGCATATATCATTGCCCATACAGCTTCACTCCGGAAAAAAGCTCTCCATGGTACATCCTATCATGAGACAGCAAGTACACTGAAAgtgattaaaaatattaattataagtCGGTCATGCATAAATTATGATAAGTAGCATTGTGAAGGAAAATTCCAGCACGCTGGTGATCACACTTTTCTGACCATTTTGTTGCAAGCATTCAATTACTCATGATCAAAGAATTCACTAAGGCTTGTGACAAGGTCACATAATCAAGATGATTTTAAGCAAAGGACTAAGTCCTAACACTTGACAAGGGCTACAATTCAACTTCAATATCCTTGGGCAATTCATTAGTCATCATATAAATTATCAGAAGATATAAAATGTGTCCTAAATCAGTTAACCAACTTGGTTATGGAAGTCTGCATGAATGCAATGTGTCTCACTTATGAAGTCAAGGTCTAAGTCAACCAAACTCAGCAGTTATACTAATTTTAAGCTGAATCAGCAGTCTTAGTTATTTTAAGCTCTACAATCAGTGGTCTAGTTTAGTCAAGGAAATAACAGTGAAATTAACTAGGCAGTGAGTGAGAGCTAGATGAAATTCAAGAAAACTATGATATGAAAATCAGCTAAGACTATTGGAGAGGTAGACGACTCACAGAGTCACAGTTACATCCAAGGCTATGTAGAAGCATTATAAGTTCACATCTTTAATCAGCTTGTCTTGCTTGCCTTCACATGTGCCACTATGCCTATATATTCGGAAAAATGGAATCtgaatgaaaattttccataaatCTAAGATGTTCATGCATGACAATATATACCATTAAGGCTCCATCTTAATTTTCTAAACTAGGAAAATAGAAAATTCATGGCTTAAAGGTGGGATGTCAGCCAAGATGTGGCTTTTTATGCACGGCATTCAAAGACCAGGCTGCCATAATGCTCAGGCTTGTCATGGGAAATTATGCTAATGGATATCAAAacttaaataaacaaaaattcaaactGAATTTCCCAATGCAGCGACTTATGTAGCCGGATAAGGGATAACTCCAAAATTTGTAACTTATAAGCACACACCAACACTTCGAAATTTCTAAAACCTTAGCTAAGAAGAAATGGACTCTATTATCTCcccaaaacaatttcaaacaattttGAATCCCAAATAACActggaagagaaaaaagaaaaagaatgaaagaaaaagcaCCATACCTTCAATGACCAAACCAACTCCTCCACAGAAGTCTTCCAAGGTTTGTTCATATTGATAGTCTGCGACTCTGTCACAGAAATTGAGAAAAACTTCATCTATGAGCATGATTGTAAAGAATATCTCAAGGAGAAAAAATAGTTTATTTACGATTACTGTTGAAGCATATCAATACACAAAATGGTTTGCAGTTCTGAAAATGGAGTATCAAATCAACTTGAAGTGGTTCACTACTTCACTGGTAAGCACTGTAACAATGACACCATGGGTGGCAGTGAGATCAAGTACGCTCAGAatacttccaagttccaacgcATTATCATATGTATTCCCATAAATATTACAAATTAAAGCATTCATAACTATGCTTGTTGGAAATTTCAATAGAGATGAATAGGGATTCGGTGCTCACGTGAAATTTGTTCAGCAGGATAagaatcttcaatttctttaaaaTACTGAAACCCCAAAAACCTTCAAAATGATTTGGTCATGAAATGAGTTTAACACGAAAAATCAGTAAAAAAATTCTTCCTAGCAATTCAACAAAACTGACAAGAAAATAGTTTAACAAGGATGCAACTGATAGCTATCTTTCATATACAATAGGAACTAATTTCTAAGACTATAGTGATATCGACTTACCAGCCAACGCCCAGCAAACCAAATATGTAGAATACAGATTCCCAACCAAAAGTTTGAATAAGGGGAGGAGCCAGAAGAAGCCTGCAACACTGAACAAAATTAGAAATGCCTACCACGCTTTAGTATAACCCAAGAAAACTCTGcacgagaaaagaaaaaaaaactgcaaataATCAATGCTTCTTTGTTTGTAGGGTATTAAGTTTGTAATAGGAACCTCAAATAACTTGGTACTTTCAGAAGGTACCTTAAGTGCAATTATGACTAATATATATCTGACGTTCTGGTCAGAGAAAATGCAGAGGATATGAAGTATAAAAGGCTCTAAGGAAGACTAGCAAATTTTAATGGTTTAAGAGGGAGAATTCATGATGATAACAACAATTAACTACTCATTTGCTTTCATATACTTAAGTGACAATATATCTAATCATTTTACTAACTCGTCTATAGGTCGTATAAGTTATAACTCAATGGTTGGGTGTTCAAGATGGTCAAACTTGAGATAGTAGACTTGGAAGAATCAGATAAAGAAACAAGCAACTACATTAACAGTTATACCACAATAAAAAGAAACATACCCAGCAACGCTTCCTACACTCAGCCCACCAAAAACAAATGCTACAGCCCTTGATCGCTCTGCCAGAGGTATGGATCTGTGAAGTTTTGACAAATAATTCTATTCATCAGGATGTTTTCCTTTCATCAAGCAATCTGTATTATAGAACCATGTTATATTGGTTGCCAAAATGAAAACATGACATAGATCAGCTAACAAGATTGAAACAGACTGAAGAAAAGAGAACCGAGAAGGAATGTTCTACCAAACAGCAATAAGTTAATAGTATATAacattcacacacacacacacacacacacatatatcagTGAAAGACGTATGTAGTATAAAAAAGACAAGAGAAAGAGCAAAAGTGATATTATGAGTTTACCATCAATGATACTTTAGAATCAAGTAACTCAAATTAATATGTCGAAACTTGCTTTAATttttagttctatgcataattTAGCCTTTAAAAGTTGTGAAAATAGCAAGATAAACAATAAAATGAAGACATATACAATACAGTTAtgttccataaaaaaaaagaatatttgaTTAGAGACACGTGCCATCATCAGAGCATTGGAAATTCAGTGTGTCAACCTTGCATGGAATAGTTTATATCATCCATGATGATACCACCAATAGAAAGTATAAGGCTTGGCCAAATATggcaattacaaaaaaaaaaaaaaaaacacacacattaTGA
Protein-coding regions in this window:
- the LOC119996257 gene encoding heparanase-like protein 3, giving the protein MSSKMGSGVCVMGLCFWVYIFCCSFISVNANSLVGDANVEGTVFIDGNKAIGKIDDDFVCATLDWWPPEKCDYGTCSWGLASLFNLDLNNNIFLNAVKAFAPLKIRLGGSLQDKVIYGTEDDKEPCVPFVHNTSEMFGFTQGCLPMPRWDELNAFFKKAGAKIIFGLNALTGRSIHSDGSAVGPWDYRNAESLIRYTVKKNYTIHGWELGNELCGSGVGTRVAANQYALDTISLQNIVHAIYNAIEPKPLIIAPGGFFDANWFKEFLDKTGNSLDVATHHIYNLGPGVDQHLVEKILDPSYLDGEATTFSDLKNTLRSSPTSAVAWVGEAGGAYNSGHNLVTNAFVFSFWYLDQLAMSSVYDTKTYCRQSLIGGNYGLLNTTTFVPNPDYYSALLWHRLMGRNVLSTSFSGTKKIRAYVHCAKQSKGITLLLINLDNSTTVQAEVAYNSTRSLRHKHKHHHKTKLIRLPSGLAEGSMREEYHLTAKDGNLHSQTMLLNGNILTVNSSGDIPRLEPLYVNSSKPIFVRPFSIVFAVIPIVFPACG
- the LOC119996066 gene encoding probable anion transporter 6, chloroplastic isoform X1; the protein is MAKVFAVRADSFCLPTDNVFNHTSLAPRHRNLHLFSYRNRLRVRVLCNIREKEILKKNETVPGSLTGLDVDDLDELGSNSGRLGSEGGSGEVGFDLNWPPWKNVPQRYKLIGTTSLAFVICNMDKVNLSIAIIPMSHQFGWSPSVAGLVQASFFWGYALSQLPGGWLAKIFGGRKVLEIGVLIWSIATALLPSVAGFMPGLVLSRILVGIGEGVSPSAATDLIAKSIPLAERSRAVAFVFGGLSVGSVAGLLLAPPLIQTFGWESVFYIFGLLGVGWFLGFQYFKEIEDSYPAEQISQSQTINMNKPWKTSVEELVWSLKDVPWRAFFRSEAVWAMIYAHFCGSWGHYTCLSWLPTYFSEELNLNLTEAAWVSILPPLASILVTSIAAQFADYLISSGVETTKVRKLCQAVGFLSPAFCMTLSSVDLGLPPWEVVGILTGGLALSSFALSGLYCTHQDISPKYASILLGITNTVGAVPGIVGVALTGYLLDSTHSWSISLFAPSIFFYLTGTIVWLMFASSKPQTFSQTE
- the LOC119996066 gene encoding probable anion transporter 6, chloroplastic isoform X2 gives rise to the protein MAKVFAVRADSFCLPTDNVFNHTSLAPRHRNLHLFSYRNRLRVRVLCNIREKEILKKNETVPGSLTGLDVDDLDELGSNSGRLGSEGGSGEVGFDLNWPPWKNVPQRYKLIGTTSLAFVICNMDKVNLSIAIIPMSHQFGWSPSVAGLVQASFFWGYALSQLPGGWLAKIFGGRKVLEIGVLIWSIATALLPSVAGFMPGLVLSRILVGIGEGVSPSAATDLIAKSIPLAERSRAVAFVFGGLSVGSVAGVAGFFWLLPLFKLLVGNLYSTYLVCWALAESQTINMNKPWKTSVEELVWSLKDVPWRAFFRSEAVWAMIYAHFCGSWGHYTCLSWLPTYFSEELNLNLTEAAWVSILPPLASILVTSIAAQFADYLISSGVETTKVRKLCQAVGFLSPAFCMTLSSVDLGLPPWEVVGILTGGLALSSFALSGLYCTHQDISPKYASILLGITNTVGAVPGIVGVALTGYLLDSTHSWSISLFAPSIFFYLTGTIVWLMFASSKPQTFSQTE